A DNA window from Chloroflexota bacterium contains the following coding sequences:
- a CDS encoding serine/threonine-protein phosphatase gives VRTAPSLQAACDKLVQMANDAGGHDNITAVLIEYSP, from the coding sequence GGTGCGAACGGCGCCCAGTCTGCAAGCCGCCTGTGACAAGCTGGTGCAAATGGCTAACGACGCCGGGGGACACGACAACATCACTGCTGTTCTTATCGAGTACAGCCCGTAG